A window of the Dioscorea cayenensis subsp. rotundata cultivar TDr96_F1 chromosome 14, TDr96_F1_v2_PseudoChromosome.rev07_lg8_w22 25.fasta, whole genome shotgun sequence genome harbors these coding sequences:
- the LOC120275994 gene encoding adenosine kinase 2-like, translated as MAYERILLGMGNPLLDISAVVDEDFLNRYDIKLNNAILAEEKHLPMYEELATKYNVDYIAGGATQNTIRVAQWMLQNPSATSYMGSIGKDKFGEEMKKNSKAGGVNVQYYEDETAPTGTCAVCVVGGERSLIANLSAANCYKSEHLKRPENWALVEKAKYIYIAGFFLTVSPESIQLVAEHAAAHNKVFSMNLSAPFICEFFRDAQEKALPYVDYIFGNETEARTFSKVRGWETENVEEIAVKISALPKASGTHKRITVITQGSDPVVVAEDGKVKLFPVILLPKEKLVDTNGAGDAFVGGFLSQLVQEKSIEECVRAGCYAANVIIQRSGCTYPEKPDFN; from the exons ATGGCGTACGAGCGCATCCTCCTCGGCATGGGGAACCCCCTGCTGGACATCTCTGCTGTCGTTGATGAGGATTTTCTCAATAG GTATGATATCAAGCTAAACAATGCGATTCTTGCGGAGGAAAAGCATTTGCCAAT GTATGAGGAGCTAGCCACAAAATACAATGTTGATTACATTGCTGGAG GAGCAACTCAAAATACAATCAGGGTAGCACAG TGGATGCTTCAAAATCCCAGTGCTACAAGTTATATGGGCTCTATTGGAAAGGACAAATTTGGAGaggaaatgaagaaaaactCAAAAGCTGGAGGTGTTAAT GTACAATATTATGAAGATGAGACAGCCCCAACAGGTACATGTGCTGTCTGTGTTGTTGGTGGTGAAAG GTCCCTCATTGCCAACTTATCAGCAGCCAATTGCTACAAGTCTGAGCATTTGAAGAGACCAGAAAACTGGGCCTTGG TTGAAAAGGCAAAATACATCTATATTGCTGGATTTTTCTTAACGGTGTCTCCAGAGTCTATTCAACTCGTAGCTGAACATGCTGCTGCCCATAATAAG GTCTTTTCGATGAACCTTTCTGCCCCGTTTATCTGTGAGTTCTTCCGGGATGCTCAGGAGAAAGCTCTACC GTATGTGGACTATATTTTTGGCAATGAAACTGAAGCAAGGACCTTCTCAAAAGTCCGTGGTTGGGAG ACTGAGAATGTCGAAGAGATCGCTGTGAAGATCTCAGCATTACCCAAGGCATCAGGAACCCACAAGAGGATTACTGTGATCACTCAGGGCAGTGACCCAGTTGTTGTTGCTGAGGATGGAAAG GTGAAATTGTTCCCAGTGATTCTGTTACCAAAGGAGAAGCTGGTGGACACAAATGGAGCAG GAGACGCTTTTGTTGGGGGATTTCTCTCTCAGTTGGTGCAGGAGAAGAGTATAGAGGAGTGTGTGAGAGCTGGTTGTTATGCAGCAAATGTTATAATTCAGAGGTCAGGCTGTACTTACCCAGAGAAGCCAGACTTCAACTAA